The following are from one region of the Platichthys flesus chromosome 2, fPlaFle2.1, whole genome shotgun sequence genome:
- the LOC133973448 gene encoding beta-crystallin B3-like isoform X1, whose protein sequence is MQCDGHNGHDRLAASTGFLLLWPEINHKYPRWPPPTRSPGLHTHTLTLRQTVKRDKTEERQRARLLRGAVKHKPSRGKMTEQQGTPDQLPAHKGQGGAGATYKLAVFEFENFRGKKVELSGECKDLWEKTQQVGSVIVESGPWVGFERPGFAGEQYVLERGEYPRWSTWTNWINWQSTYSLSSFRPLKVDSADHKLHLFEMAGFEGRKMEIVDDDVPSLWAYGFQDRVASAKVVSGTWVGYRYPGYRGSQYVFEHGDFKHWNDWGATAPQIQSVRRVRDMQWHKKGCYIPPAPTPPNPNPNPNPNPNPNPNPNPNPNPDPKLKPNPSPNPKSQTQPQS, encoded by the exons ATGCAGTGTGACGGACACAATGGGCACGACAGACTTGCTGCATCAACAGGCTTTTTGCTGCTGTGGCCAGAAATAAACCATAAATACCCCCGCTGGCCTCCACCGACCCGCTCGCCAGGCCTGCACACCCACACCctcacactgagacaaacagtAAAGAGAGATAAGacagaggaaagacagagagcgagGCTCCTACGTGGTGCAGTGAAGCACAAGCCATCCag AGGGAAAATGACAGAACAGCAGGGAACCCCAGACCAGCTGCCTGCACACAAGGGCCAAGGAGGAGCCGGTGCAACATATAAG TTGGCGGTTTTTGAGTTTGAGAACTTTCGTGGGAAGAAGGTGGAGTTGTCTGGTGAATGTAAAGACCTGTGGGAGAAGACACAGCAAGTTGGCTCAGTCATCGTGGAGTCTGGACC GTGGGTTGGGTTTGAGCGTCCAGGTTTTGCAGGAGAGCAGTATGtgttggagagaggagagtaTCCTCGCTGGAGCACCTGGACCAACTGGATCAACTGGCAGAGTACCTACAGCCTGAGCTCATTCAGGCCCCTGAAAGTG GACAGTGCAGATCACAAGCTACACCTCTTTGAGATGGCAGGCTTTGAAGGCAGAAAGATGGAGATAGTTGATGATGATGTCCCCAGTCTGTGGGCGTATGGTTTCCAGGACCGTGTGGCTAGTGCTAAGGTTGTCAGTGGAAC GTGGGTGGGATACAGGTATCCAGGCTACAGAGGGAGCCAGTACGTGTTTGAGCATGGAGACTTCAAGCACTGGAATGATTGGGGAGCCACTGCACCTCAAATCCAGTCCGTCCGACGGGTGCGGGACATGCAGTGGCACAAGAAAGGGTGCTACATTCCCCCTGCCCCTACGCCtcccaaccccaaccctaaccccaatcccaacccaaacccaaaccccaaccccaaccccaaccccaatCCCGATCCTAAACTCAAACCCAATCCCAGTCCCAACcccaaatcacaaacacaaccccAATCTTAA
- the LOC133973448 gene encoding beta-crystallin B3-like isoform X2, whose amino-acid sequence MTEQQGTPDQLPAHKGQGGAGATYKLAVFEFENFRGKKVELSGECKDLWEKTQQVGSVIVESGPWVGFERPGFAGEQYVLERGEYPRWSTWTNWINWQSTYSLSSFRPLKVDSADHKLHLFEMAGFEGRKMEIVDDDVPSLWAYGFQDRVASAKVVSGTWVGYRYPGYRGSQYVFEHGDFKHWNDWGATAPQIQSVRRVRDMQWHKKGCYIPPAPTPPNPNPNPNPNPNPNPNPNPNPNPDPKLKPNPSPNPKSQTQPQS is encoded by the exons ATGACAGAACAGCAGGGAACCCCAGACCAGCTGCCTGCACACAAGGGCCAAGGAGGAGCCGGTGCAACATATAAG TTGGCGGTTTTTGAGTTTGAGAACTTTCGTGGGAAGAAGGTGGAGTTGTCTGGTGAATGTAAAGACCTGTGGGAGAAGACACAGCAAGTTGGCTCAGTCATCGTGGAGTCTGGACC GTGGGTTGGGTTTGAGCGTCCAGGTTTTGCAGGAGAGCAGTATGtgttggagagaggagagtaTCCTCGCTGGAGCACCTGGACCAACTGGATCAACTGGCAGAGTACCTACAGCCTGAGCTCATTCAGGCCCCTGAAAGTG GACAGTGCAGATCACAAGCTACACCTCTTTGAGATGGCAGGCTTTGAAGGCAGAAAGATGGAGATAGTTGATGATGATGTCCCCAGTCTGTGGGCGTATGGTTTCCAGGACCGTGTGGCTAGTGCTAAGGTTGTCAGTGGAAC GTGGGTGGGATACAGGTATCCAGGCTACAGAGGGAGCCAGTACGTGTTTGAGCATGGAGACTTCAAGCACTGGAATGATTGGGGAGCCACTGCACCTCAAATCCAGTCCGTCCGACGGGTGCGGGACATGCAGTGGCACAAGAAAGGGTGCTACATTCCCCCTGCCCCTACGCCtcccaaccccaaccctaaccccaatcccaacccaaacccaaaccccaaccccaaccccaaccccaatCCCGATCCTAAACTCAAACCCAATCCCAGTCCCAACcccaaatcacaaacacaaccccAATCTTAA